One window from the genome of Paenibacillus azoreducens encodes:
- the ssuE gene encoding NADPH-dependent FMN reductase produces MTKIALIAGSPTQSSRLFGMTQYVVDRLALAGFDVELISAAELPAEDLLRANFNSPAIRQALAAVEQSAAVIIASPVFKASYSGALKTVLDLVPQKGFQGKVVLPLFIGGTIAHLLAVDYALKPVVSVLGGTNILGGVFAVDGWITRTEHGGFELEGQLRERLDSAVNELVLELRHVAAVRDRNKQEQAV; encoded by the coding sequence ATGACAAAAATCGCTTTGATCGCAGGCAGCCCAACGCAGAGCTCCCGGTTATTCGGAATGACGCAATATGTAGTGGATCGTCTCGCGCTGGCCGGTTTTGACGTCGAATTGATTTCCGCCGCCGAGCTTCCGGCTGAAGATCTGCTCCGCGCGAATTTTAACAGCCCTGCGATCCGGCAGGCGCTTGCAGCCGTGGAACAGTCCGCCGCCGTCATTATTGCCAGTCCCGTATTTAAAGCTTCCTATTCGGGTGCGCTGAAGACCGTTCTGGACCTCGTGCCGCAGAAAGGATTCCAGGGCAAAGTGGTTCTGCCGCTTTTCATTGGCGGTACGATTGCGCATCTGCTTGCCGTCGACTATGCACTGAAGCCGGTGGTTTCCGTACTGGGAGGAACGAATATACTGGGGGGCGTGTTTGCCGTCGACGGGTGGATCACCCGCACGGAGCATGGCGGTTTCGAACTGGAAGGGCAGCTGCGGGAGCGTCTGGACAGCGCTGTTAACGAGCTGGTCCTCGAACTCCGGCATGTTGCGGCGGTTCGCGATCGTAACAAGCAGGAGCAGGCGGTCTAA
- a CDS encoding ArnT family glycosyltransferase, translated as MLLYEGTLVYNSGDEPSAFIMPGITLILSGFMAVFGNEHGVTAFRIFQSILQALCIFPVYYLARYTFNHRVAVITTLLAALYLPDYFTAGSVLTEGSYRIIILVLLCAMIAALHTKKTGWYIGVGALTAAAAYFKPQASLFPCMMLFLWLAYRYSWKEIIRFTFTILAAYIVLLLPWWIRNYMTFGHFILFTSSAGSPFLLGARIKYQLPPPGFFAAYPQYDPQTIFMGSDGEAVAKGLDILKYGLVHEPLKYIYHYTIGRFQSLYFVPFYLHDIFSIQKPVVEMIQKVMITGGLIGIVWAFFRKIGKSLLPVLLALVYFTAIHLPFVAMSRYGYPMAPFFMLFAGYTIHQVMMIIQNIRKKNKGVDKHVENTGYHSSL; from the coding sequence GTGCTGCTTTATGAGGGGACGCTTGTTTACAATTCCGGCGACGAGCCGTCGGCGTTTATCATGCCGGGCATAACCCTTATTCTAAGCGGCTTTATGGCGGTTTTCGGAAATGAGCATGGCGTAACGGCCTTCAGAATCTTTCAATCCATTCTGCAGGCTTTATGTATTTTTCCGGTCTACTATCTTGCCAGGTATACCTTCAACCATCGGGTTGCCGTCATCACTACGCTGCTGGCTGCCCTATATCTTCCCGATTATTTCACAGCCGGTTCCGTGCTGACCGAAGGCTCTTACCGCATCATTATCCTGGTGCTACTTTGCGCCATGATCGCAGCTTTACATACGAAAAAAACAGGTTGGTATATCGGCGTCGGGGCGCTCACCGCCGCTGCCGCTTATTTTAAGCCGCAGGCTTCCTTATTTCCGTGCATGATGCTGTTTTTATGGCTGGCATACCGTTATTCCTGGAAAGAGATCATCCGGTTTACGTTCACCATCCTGGCCGCGTACATCGTGCTGCTGCTTCCATGGTGGATTCGGAACTATATGACTTTCGGGCATTTTATTCTGTTCACCAGCTCGGCTGGCAGCCCGTTTTTGCTGGGGGCCCGGATCAAGTACCAGCTTCCGCCGCCTGGTTTTTTTGCCGCGTATCCACAGTACGATCCCCAAACGATCTTTATGGGTTCAGACGGAGAAGCGGTCGCCAAAGGACTTGATATATTAAAATACGGCCTGGTCCATGAGCCACTGAAATACATTTACCATTACACCATCGGCAGATTTCAATCTCTTTATTTCGTTCCTTTTTATCTGCATGATATTTTCTCAATCCAAAAGCCGGTCGTTGAAATGATTCAAAAGGTAATGATAACAGGCGGGCTGATCGGCATCGTATGGGCGTTCTTCCGCAAAATCGGAAAATCGCTGCTGCCGGTTTTGCTGGCGCTTGTTTATTTTACCGCGATCCATCTACCGTTTGTGGCGATGTCCAGATACGGTTATCCGATGGCGCCCTTTTTCATGCTGTTTGCCGGTTATACCATCCATCAAGTCATGATGATCATTCAAAATATTAGAAAGAAAAATAAAGGGGTGGACAAGCATGTCGAAAATACTGGTTATCATTCCAGCTTATAA
- a CDS encoding DUF2304 domain-containing protein yields MMSIYSLSVLFSIIFLLAVLELVRRRKLKEQYSLLWILMGVLLLLISMNVKLIEKLAAWLHIEYAPALLFLFGLLFCFVLILHLTLVITKLSKQVLRLTQEMAILKGKESTLHEHHH; encoded by the coding sequence ATGATGAGTATTTATTCGTTATCGGTTTTATTTTCCATTATCTTTTTGCTCGCCGTTCTTGAATTGGTCAGACGCCGGAAGCTGAAAGAGCAATACTCTTTGCTTTGGATTTTGATGGGTGTTCTGTTGCTGCTGATTTCAATGAATGTGAAACTCATCGAAAAACTTGCCGCATGGCTTCATATCGAATATGCGCCTGCCCTGCTTTTTCTGTTTGGTTTATTATTTTGTTTCGTCCTGATTTTGCATTTGACGCTCGTAATTACAAAGCTGAGCAAGCAGGTTTTGCGCCTGACGCAGGAGATGGCCATTCTCAAAGGAAAGGAATCAACACTTCATGAACACCATCATTAG
- the tsaE gene encoding tRNA (adenosine(37)-N6)-threonylcarbamoyltransferase complex ATPase subunit type 1 TsaE gives MEQIQNGEPFVYISHSPEDTGALAAWLARAAFPGAVIGLDGDLGAGKTAFSQAFAKHLGVKGVVNSPTFTIIKEYEGRLPFYHMDVYRVSLEEAEDLGLDEYFYGSGVSLVEWSQIVEELLPEPHLHLYLETTGETERRITVRGYGQPYEEWCRSLKQNGVFTE, from the coding sequence TTGGAACAAATTCAAAACGGGGAACCGTTTGTGTATATCTCTCATAGCCCGGAAGATACCGGAGCTTTGGCGGCATGGCTTGCCCGGGCGGCGTTCCCCGGCGCGGTCATCGGCCTGGATGGGGATTTGGGCGCAGGGAAAACGGCGTTTTCGCAAGCGTTTGCCAAACACCTGGGGGTTAAAGGGGTCGTAAACAGCCCGACGTTTACCATCATTAAGGAATATGAAGGGCGGCTGCCTTTTTATCATATGGACGTGTACCGGGTGTCGCTTGAAGAAGCCGAGGATCTGGGGCTTGATGAATATTTTTACGGCAGCGGGGTCAGCCTCGTGGAATGGTCGCAAATCGTTGAAGAATTGCTGCCTGAACCGCATCTGCATTTATATCTTGAAACGACCGGCGAAACCGAGCGGAGAATTACGGTGCGGGGTTACGGCCAGCCTTATGAGGAATGGTGCAGAAGTCTGAAACAGAATGGGGTCTTCACAGAATGA
- a CDS encoding glycosyltransferase family 2 protein: MSKILVIIPAYNEELSIRRVIKDIKQHMPAADILVINDGSTDQTASAASEAGAVVINMPFNVGIGGGMQTGYMYARDNGYDVAVQMDADGQHAAADLPHLIAELQGNDLVIGSRFLEETSYRSTFMRKVGIRFFSRLVSLVTKQKFTDTTSGFRAAGKRVIELYAEYYPIDYPEVEAIVYLTSRKCKLAEVKVEMRPRQNGKSSITPVKSAYYMIKVTLSVLISALRFHEVKTAS; the protein is encoded by the coding sequence ATGTCGAAAATACTGGTTATCATTCCAGCTTATAATGAAGAATTAAGCATCCGGCGGGTGATTAAGGACATTAAACAGCATATGCCCGCTGCGGATATTCTGGTGATAAACGACGGATCGACAGATCAAACAGCATCCGCAGCCAGCGAGGCCGGAGCTGTCGTTATTAATATGCCATTTAACGTCGGAATCGGCGGGGGCATGCAAACGGGATACATGTATGCCCGGGACAACGGATATGATGTTGCGGTTCAGATGGACGCCGACGGGCAGCATGCCGCTGCCGATCTTCCCCATTTGATTGCTGAACTTCAGGGCAATGATCTCGTGATCGGGTCCCGGTTTTTGGAGGAAACGTCATACCGCTCGACATTTATGCGCAAAGTGGGCATCCGCTTTTTTTCAAGGCTTGTCAGTCTCGTCACAAAACAAAAATTTACGGATACAACCAGCGGTTTCCGGGCCGCAGGAAAAAGGGTCATCGAGCTGTATGCCGAATATTATCCCATCGATTATCCGGAAGTGGAAGCAATCGTATACCTGACAAGCAGAAAATGCAAGCTGGCTGAAGTTAAGGTCGAGATGCGCCCAAGACAAAACGGGAAGTCATCCATTACCCCCGTGAAATCGGCTTATTATATGATCAAGGTCACTTTATCGGTCCTGATCAGCGCGCTTCGTTTCCATGAGGTGAAAACTGCGTCATGA
- the solA gene encoding N-methyl-L-tryptophan oxidase, protein MKSYDVIIVGAGSMGMSTGYYLARRGLRTLLIDAFDPPHREGSHHGEPRLIRHAYSGHPVYTEMAIRAHQLWNELEERMEAQLLVQSGVLNITDPNRYSFKERMAAAAKQGVHTERLDADEIHRRWKGLRLPEHFEAMYEPAAGYLRSEACVDAYKALALANGAELLTHTAVCGITAWKGSVVVETRNAKYHGAKAVLTAGAWFGSLAPFVSLPVRAVRKTVGWFETNASDDFKAGRFPGFTLNTEEGGYYGFPDIGGAGLKIGRHDTGLDWKPGEPFLPFGGLPEDEEELRSVLGKYMPGASGRLAKGAACKYELTPDEDFIIDRHPQHPHIVVAGGFSGHGFKFSSVVGEICSQMVLDEAVQYDIRPFALSRFARQAERTPSIAQGGD, encoded by the coding sequence ATGAAAAGTTATGACGTTATTATAGTCGGGGCGGGATCCATGGGTATGAGCACCGGATATTATCTTGCACGGCGGGGCCTGCGCACGCTGCTCATCGATGCATTTGACCCGCCGCACCGGGAGGGCAGCCATCACGGGGAACCGCGGCTGATCCGGCATGCTTACAGCGGTCATCCCGTCTATACGGAGATGGCGATCCGCGCCCACCAGCTGTGGAATGAGCTGGAGGAGAGAATGGAAGCGCAGCTGCTGGTGCAATCCGGGGTATTGAACATAACGGATCCAAATCGTTATTCCTTCAAGGAGCGCATGGCCGCCGCCGCTAAGCAGGGAGTTCATACGGAAAGGCTGGATGCGGATGAAATCCACAGGCGCTGGAAAGGTCTGCGCCTGCCCGAGCATTTCGAAGCGATGTATGAACCTGCCGCCGGCTATCTGCGCAGCGAAGCCTGCGTTGATGCGTATAAAGCGCTGGCGCTCGCCAATGGAGCAGAGCTGTTGACGCATACGGCAGTTTGCGGCATTACAGCCTGGAAGGGCAGCGTGGTAGTGGAAACCCGGAATGCCAAATATCACGGCGCCAAAGCGGTGCTGACCGCAGGGGCATGGTTCGGGTCGCTGGCCCCGTTTGTTTCCCTTCCGGTCAGGGCCGTCCGCAAGACGGTCGGGTGGTTCGAAACGAACGCTTCCGATGATTTCAAAGCAGGAAGATTCCCGGGATTTACGTTAAACACGGAGGAAGGCGGATATTACGGTTTTCCGGATATCGGCGGTGCCGGGCTGAAAATCGGCCGCCATGACACCGGACTGGATTGGAAGCCGGGAGAGCCGTTTCTTCCATTCGGCGGCTTGCCTGAGGATGAAGAGGAACTTCGCAGCGTGCTTGGAAAGTATATGCCCGGAGCTTCCGGGCGGCTCGCCAAGGGCGCGGCTTGCAAATACGAGCTTACCCCGGATGAAGATTTTATCATCGACCGGCATCCGCAGCATCCGCATATCGTCGTTGCCGGCGGATTTTCCGGACACGGGTTCAAATTTTCGAGCGTCGTCGGCGAAATATGTTCGCAGATGGTCTTGGATGAAGCGGTTCAGTATGATATCCGCCCGTTTGCGCTTTCGCGTTTTGCGCGGCAGGCTGAGCGTACGCCAAGCATTGCACAAGGAGGAGATTGA
- a CDS encoding amidohydrolase, translating to MTGHQLGQVAETGYEKFIGFRRHLHQYPELSGEEFETTKAIRGWLKEADIRVLDYSLATGVIAEVGGLRPGPVIALRADIDALPVQEETGLDFASKIPGKMHACGHDFHTASLLGTAYALKEREGELQGTVRLIFQPAEEKAAGAKQVIDSGALEGVQAIFGMHNKPDLPVGTIGIKGGPLMAAADGFIVEIAGRGSHAAVPEAGIDPIVTAAHVITALQSIVSRNVSSLQSAVISVTKLNSGTAWNVIPGKAVLEGTIRTFDEQVRADVLERFGQVVEGVAAAFGTSAGVRWIGGPPPVNNDEALARLGLEAAAAAGFQAVVPVPSPAGEDFAVYQRHVPGLFVFMGTAGTQEWHHPAFTLDEAAIPVSIRFFTELAELALAQLRHGGVKGHNHYEKL from the coding sequence ATGACTGGTCATCAACTTGGGCAGGTGGCCGAAACAGGCTATGAAAAATTCATCGGTTTTCGCCGCCATCTGCATCAATATCCGGAGCTGTCGGGCGAGGAGTTTGAAACGACGAAAGCGATCAGGGGATGGCTGAAGGAAGCCGATATTCGGGTTCTCGATTATTCCTTGGCAACCGGAGTGATCGCCGAGGTCGGAGGTTTGCGCCCGGGTCCTGTCATCGCGCTGCGCGCGGATATTGATGCGCTGCCGGTTCAGGAAGAGACCGGCCTTGACTTCGCGTCAAAGATTCCCGGCAAAATGCATGCCTGCGGGCATGATTTTCATACCGCCTCCCTGCTTGGGACGGCTTACGCCTTGAAAGAAAGGGAAGGCGAGCTGCAAGGAACGGTCAGGCTGATTTTTCAGCCGGCCGAAGAGAAAGCCGCAGGCGCGAAGCAGGTCATTGACAGCGGGGCGCTGGAAGGAGTGCAGGCCATATTCGGCATGCATAATAAACCCGATCTGCCGGTAGGGACGATCGGGATCAAAGGCGGGCCGCTGATGGCTGCCGCCGACGGCTTTATCGTCGAGATTGCAGGCAGAGGATCGCACGCTGCCGTTCCCGAAGCGGGAATCGACCCGATCGTCACTGCCGCTCATGTCATTACGGCGCTTCAGTCGATCGTGAGCCGGAATGTGAGCTCCCTGCAAAGCGCGGTCATCAGCGTGACCAAGCTGAACAGCGGCACGGCCTGGAATGTGATTCCGGGTAAAGCCGTGCTGGAAGGGACCATTCGCACCTTCGATGAACAGGTGCGTGCGGACGTGCTGGAGCGCTTCGGCCAAGTGGTCGAAGGCGTGGCGGCAGCCTTTGGCACCAGCGCCGGCGTGCGCTGGATCGGGGGACCGCCGCCGGTGAATAACGACGAAGCGCTTGCGCGGTTGGGCCTAGAGGCCGCAGCCGCGGCCGGATTTCAGGCCGTAGTGCCTGTGCCGTCGCCGGCAGGCGAGGATTTTGCCGTCTATCAGCGGCATGTTCCGGGATTATTCGTTTTTATGGGAACGGCCGGGACGCAGGAGTGGCATCATCCGGCCTTTACGCTTGATGAAGCCGCGATTCCGGTCAGCATCCGTTTCTTTACGGAGCTTGCCGAGCTTGCCTTGGCGCAGCTTCGCCACGGCGGGGTGAAGGGTCATAACCATTATGAAAAGTTATGA
- a CDS encoding LLM class flavin-dependent oxidoreductase, whose protein sequence is MAKQKQLKLGALLHGVGGGTSLWRHPDMDPAASVNFELYKSWVRKAEEGKLDLIFIADGLYINEKSIPHFLNRFEPITILSALAAVSTNIGLVGTLSTSYSEPFTVARQFGSLDVISGGRAGWNVVTSPLEGSALNYGKKEHPEHDKRYRIATEYLEVARGLWDSWEDDAFVRNKEAGVFFDRDKMHELNHEGEFFSVKGPLNIARSKQGGPVIFQAGASEVGKNYAAKEADAIFAGAENLEEALQFAQDVKARAAASGRNPDDVLIFPGIGPIIGRTEEEAERKYQEVASLVTIENALNYLGRFFEHHDFSQYPLDEPFPELGDLGKNSFQSGTDKIKREAKEKGLTLRQVALQSATPRGNFIGTAVQVADRIQEWFEAGAADGFMLTAAVPHGLEDFVDQVVPILQERGIFRTEYESDTLRGNLGLAVPENRYTKAKAEAVRS, encoded by the coding sequence ATGGCAAAGCAAAAACAGTTGAAGTTGGGGGCTCTCTTGCATGGCGTTGGCGGAGGCACTTCCCTGTGGAGGCATCCGGATATGGATCCGGCGGCGAGCGTCAATTTTGAGCTGTACAAGAGCTGGGTCCGCAAGGCTGAAGAAGGCAAACTTGACCTGATTTTTATCGCGGACGGATTATACATTAACGAAAAATCGATTCCCCATTTTCTGAACCGCTTCGAACCGATCACCATCCTGAGCGCGCTTGCGGCCGTCAGCACCAACATCGGGCTTGTCGGCACCTTATCGACTTCGTACAGCGAACCGTTTACGGTAGCCCGCCAGTTCGGCTCCCTCGACGTCATTAGCGGCGGCCGTGCTGGCTGGAATGTGGTTACATCCCCGCTGGAAGGCTCCGCGTTGAATTATGGCAAAAAGGAGCACCCGGAGCATGACAAACGTTACCGGATCGCTACGGAATATCTGGAAGTAGCGCGGGGATTATGGGATTCATGGGAAGACGACGCTTTTGTCCGGAACAAGGAGGCCGGGGTTTTCTTCGACCGGGATAAAATGCATGAGCTGAACCATGAAGGCGAGTTTTTTTCAGTGAAGGGCCCGCTTAATATAGCACGCTCGAAGCAAGGGGGGCCGGTTATTTTTCAAGCAGGCGCGTCGGAAGTCGGCAAAAATTATGCCGCCAAGGAAGCGGACGCCATCTTTGCCGGAGCGGAAAACCTGGAGGAAGCGCTGCAGTTTGCGCAGGATGTCAAAGCTCGCGCCGCCGCTTCCGGCCGGAATCCGGATGATGTGCTGATTTTCCCAGGGATCGGGCCGATTATCGGGCGTACCGAAGAAGAGGCGGAGCGCAAATATCAGGAGGTTGCAAGCCTCGTGACGATCGAAAATGCGCTTAATTATTTGGGACGTTTCTTCGAGCATCATGACTTTTCGCAATATCCGCTGGATGAGCCGTTTCCGGAGCTCGGGGACTTGGGCAAAAACAGCTTCCAGAGCGGTACGGATAAAATCAAGCGGGAGGCGAAGGAAAAAGGGCTGACGCTCCGGCAGGTGGCGCTTCAATCGGCTACGCCGCGAGGTAATTTCATTGGAACAGCCGTGCAGGTGGCAGACCGTATTCAGGAATGGTTCGAAGCGGGCGCTGCCGACGGATTTATGCTCACGGCTGCCGTGCCGCATGGACTTGAGGACTTCGTGGATCAGGTCGTGCCGATCCTGCAAGAACGGGGAATTTTCAGAACCGAATATGAAAGCGACACGCTCCGGGGCAATCTCGGGTTAGCCGTGCCGGAGAACCGGTATACCAAGGCGAAAGCGGAAGCTGTGCGTTCCTAA
- the tsaB gene encoding tRNA (adenosine(37)-N6)-threonylcarbamoyltransferase complex dimerization subunit type 1 TsaB: MNQPQSQPLKRFLAFDTSTACLALAVMENDKVLHTIKAAGERNHAVHLLPLVQKGLAEAGVAPSEVSGIAVGIGPGSYTGTRIAVTAAKTLAWTWNIPVAGVSSLQAFAWSGTLTAADSGSGAKWIIPFMDARRGQAYTALFQATGAAMPMRRKEDAIRLMDPWVEEIGRLWMETPADERPEEIWFIGDKSNHDNTIEQLRSLLGERLHIAVCDMEGEPVGRLGAKSLLDGETDDVHRLVPNYTQLAEAEKLLRKL, translated from the coding sequence ATGAATCAACCACAATCACAGCCGCTGAAGCGGTTTTTGGCGTTTGATACGTCCACTGCATGCCTGGCTTTGGCGGTTATGGAAAATGATAAGGTGCTGCATACGATAAAAGCCGCGGGAGAACGCAATCATGCGGTCCATTTGCTGCCCTTGGTACAAAAGGGACTTGCGGAGGCAGGGGTTGCTCCTTCCGAGGTCAGCGGGATCGCCGTGGGCATCGGCCCCGGATCTTATACGGGAACCCGCATTGCCGTGACGGCAGCCAAAACTCTGGCTTGGACATGGAACATCCCGGTTGCGGGCGTTTCGAGTTTGCAGGCATTCGCCTGGAGCGGAACTTTAACCGCTGCGGACAGCGGTTCCGGAGCAAAGTGGATCATTCCGTTTATGGATGCCCGCAGAGGTCAAGCGTATACTGCGCTGTTCCAGGCTACCGGCGCCGCTATGCCGATGCGCCGAAAAGAGGATGCCATCCGCCTGATGGATCCATGGGTAGAAGAAATTGGGCGGTTATGGATGGAGACGCCGGCCGATGAACGGCCGGAAGAGATCTGGTTTATCGGAGACAAAAGCAATCATGACAATACGATTGAACAACTGCGTTCTCTGCTGGGTGAACGGCTTCATATCGCGGTATGCGATATGGAAGGAGAACCGGTTGGCAGGCTGGGTGCAAAAAGCCTGCTGGATGGGGAAACGGATGATGTGCACCGTCTGGTGCCGAATTATACACAGCTGGCAGAAGCTGAGAAGCTCTTGCGGAAGCTGTGA
- a CDS encoding EamA family transporter, with translation MNTIISYVLLLLNIILLVCGQILFKLGLQSSGGLHWIKMLSSVHIWSGLFLYGLATLLWFAVLSRLPLSVAYPLQSLAYVLALIPAVFLFHETINATKVIGVAVIIVGAYLIVK, from the coding sequence ATGAACACCATCATTAGTTATGTACTGCTGCTATTGAATATCATTTTGCTCGTATGCGGCCAAATTCTGTTTAAACTAGGACTGCAAAGCAGCGGTGGGCTTCATTGGATCAAAATGCTGTCCTCGGTCCATATTTGGAGCGGACTTTTCCTATACGGGCTGGCCACGCTTTTGTGGTTTGCCGTCTTGTCCAGACTGCCGCTGAGCGTTGCCTATCCGCTGCAAAGCCTGGCTTACGTTCTGGCCCTGATTCCCGCTGTTTTCCTCTTTCATGAAACCATCAATGCAACCAAAGTGATCGGCGTTGCCGTCATCATCGTCGGTGCGTATTTAATTGTAAAATAA
- a CDS encoding LLM class flavin-dependent oxidoreductase — translation MKVALFSLMMNLPNAVTGESWTAQQKFRNVIRQAVLAERLGFDAYGVGERHGAPFLSSSPPVVLTAIAAQTSRIRLLTTVTVLSVLDPVRVAEDYATLDHLSGGRLEMIIGKGNDPRHYPLFGITEEEQWESMAERYRLLKRLWTEENITWEGKYRPPLERVTTYPRPYQKSIPVWHGSASSTLSTELAAQFGEPIFSSNSFHPQAKYKALIDHYRERLAHYGHDPARAVVGAGSGSLYLGSTAEEAIRRYRPYYSAFSVTESSKHNKSPFTSLEDVIANGPALIGSPEQVIEKVLNYHEAFGHQVLSISVDGLTESEQEEQLQRFAEEVLPVLRREIPSTIWENDPVSSEEEQAASAIH, via the coding sequence TTGAAAGTGGCATTATTCAGTTTAATGATGAATCTCCCCAATGCGGTTACGGGCGAGTCCTGGACGGCACAGCAGAAATTCCGCAACGTCATCCGCCAGGCCGTCCTTGCCGAGAGGCTCGGGTTTGACGCCTATGGCGTAGGCGAACGACATGGCGCTCCGTTTCTGTCCTCATCCCCGCCGGTCGTATTGACGGCCATCGCGGCTCAAACGTCGCGTATCCGCCTGCTGACCACAGTAACCGTGCTGAGCGTTCTCGACCCGGTACGGGTTGCCGAGGACTATGCGACGCTGGATCACTTATCCGGAGGGCGGCTGGAAATGATTATCGGGAAAGGCAATGATCCACGGCATTATCCGCTGTTTGGCATCACCGAGGAGGAGCAGTGGGAGTCCATGGCGGAGCGCTATCGGCTGTTGAAGAGGCTGTGGACGGAGGAAAACATAACCTGGGAAGGCAAGTATCGCCCGCCTTTGGAGCGGGTAACGACTTATCCGAGGCCTTACCAGAAGTCGATCCCGGTATGGCATGGCAGCGCGTCCAGCACGCTCTCGACGGAGCTGGCGGCGCAGTTCGGAGAGCCGATTTTCTCTTCGAACTCTTTCCATCCGCAAGCCAAGTACAAAGCGCTGATCGACCATTACCGCGAGCGGCTCGCCCATTACGGGCATGATCCGGCACGCGCCGTCGTAGGGGCGGGTTCGGGGAGCCTCTATCTGGGCAGCACGGCCGAGGAGGCGATCCGCCGCTATAGACCGTACTACAGCGCATTCAGCGTAACGGAATCCTCGAAGCACAACAAGTCTCCTTTTACCAGCCTGGAGGATGTGATTGCAAATGGTCCGGCGCTGATCGGTAGCCCCGAGCAGGTCATAGAGAAAGTTTTGAACTACCACGAAGCCTTTGGCCATCAAGTGTTAAGCATCAGCGTCGACGGATTGACGGAATCGGAGCAGGAGGAGCAGCTGCAGCGTTTTGCCGAGGAAGTGCTGCCTGTACTGAGGCGGGAGATTCCGAGCACCATTTGGGAAAACGATCCGGTATCGTCCGAAGAAGAACAAGCCGCTTCAGCCATTCATTGA
- a CDS encoding DinB family protein, translated as MTGIDLEAFLDTHGQLAAAVAGLSEEQVKWKPSPGSWSVQEVVSHLVDHSIVISFRIRDVLAGTTAQLPAFNQDAWVSGQHSNQGRISDILDAFHTILEYNSLLIGRLSGEELGKTGVNFKGETVSVKDIIHSFTRHVQHHLGQIERVKQEAKGALGAV; from the coding sequence ATGACCGGGATTGACTTGGAAGCTTTTTTGGATACCCATGGACAGCTGGCGGCAGCCGTTGCCGGGCTGAGCGAGGAGCAGGTGAAATGGAAGCCTTCGCCCGGCAGTTGGAGCGTGCAGGAGGTGGTTTCGCATCTCGTGGACCACAGCATCGTCATTTCGTTTCGGATCCGGGATGTTTTGGCGGGAACAACGGCGCAGCTTCCGGCTTTTAACCAGGACGCTTGGGTTAGCGGCCAGCATTCGAATCAGGGCCGGATTTCCGATATTTTGGATGCGTTTCATACGATTTTGGAATACAACAGCCTTTTGATAGGGCGCTTAAGCGGGGAGGAACTCGGAAAAACCGGCGTCAATTTTAAAGGGGAAACGGTCAGCGTTAAGGACATCATCCATAGTTTTACGCGGCATGTGCAGCATCACCTCGGACAAATCGAGCGGGTAAAACAGGAAGCCAAGGGGGCTTTAGGAGCAGTTTAA